From Corvus moneduloides isolate bCorMon1 chromosome 2, bCorMon1.pri, whole genome shotgun sequence, one genomic window encodes:
- the CLDN34 gene encoding LOW QUALITY PROTEIN: claudin-34 (The sequence of the model RefSeq protein was modified relative to this genomic sequence to represent the inferred CDS: inserted 1 base in 1 codon): protein MDEILEEDALCSSLPVLFGIYKRNFLLIYPTGNQSYWRYIDELGGQNYKIADVAVFVWHQKSLYPILSWLASPSGLNASLSSHGNCVCDXRRMSSLVSTSHLQLAAFALGTVGWILCTVSMGIVEWRVWHVDNTTIISSGIAWVGIWKVCFISYLHVSPGYREQFCHKFSSYDSFIPHEIYAAQGLLLIAMFVGLLGLAATIFALRNVYMGITHKTLIAPFFLVGGFFYIFAGLCVLIPVSWNFYSVTHNQSIAFPPSYYMPSSPAAQEAGAAIPVGIVAVILLLLSGMFSLSYRFPMTANTIMKS, encoded by the exons ATGGATGAAATCCTGGAGGAAGACGCCCTCTGCAGCTCGCTCCCTGTTTTATTTGGCATCTACAAGAGaaatttctt ATTAATATATCCCACAGGAAATCAGTCCTATTGGAGATACATAGATGAATTGGGAGGCCAAAATTATAAAATTGCAGATGTTGCTGTGTTTGTCTGGCATCAAAAATCACTCTATCCCATCCTCTCATGGCTGGCATCACCTTCAGGACTGAA tGCCTCTCTCTCTTCACATGGCAACTGTGTCTGTG AGAGGAGGATGAGCTCCCTGGTCAGCACCTCACACCTTCAGCTTGCTGCCTTTGCTCTGGGCACGGTAGGCTGGATCCTGTGCACAGTTTCAATGGGAATTGTGGAATGGAGAGTGTGGCATGTGGACAACACCACCATCATCTCCTCTGGCATTGCCTGGGTGGGGATTTGGAAAGTCTGCTTCATCAGTTATCTTCACGTCTCGCCCGGCTATAGAGAACAGTTCTGCCATAAATTCAGTAGCTATGACTCCTTCATCCCCCACGAAATTTATGCAGCTCAGGGTCTCCTGTTGATTGCCATGTTCGTGGGTTTGCTGGGACTGGCTGCTACAATATTTGCTCTGAGAAATGTGTATATGGGAATCACTCACAAAACCCTCATTGCCCCTTTCTTTCTGGTGGGTGGCTTCTTCTACATATTTGCTGGTCTGTGTGTCCTGATTCCCGTGAGCTGGAATTTCTATTCTGTAACTCACAACCAGAGcattgcttttcctccttcttacTACATGCCCTCCAGTCCAGCAGCGCAAGAAGCTGGTGCTGCCATTCCTGTTGGGATTGTGGCTGTCATCCTGCTGCTACTGAGTGGgatgttttctctctcataCAGATTTCCCATGACCGCAAACACCATCATGAAATCCTGA